The following coding sequences lie in one Devosia litorisediminis genomic window:
- a CDS encoding SDR family oxidoreductase, producing the protein MSDRVLLTGVSGFLGGHVALQLLNAGYTVRGSVRKLAKADKVRATLARAGADISRLELVALDLLSDDGWAEAMVDVRYVQHTASPFVLNTPSDPQELIRPAVEGTRRAIAAALAAKVERIVLTSSIAAIQYGQSDTSRAFTEADWSNVDSPHIGAYAQSKTLAERAAWEMMEAAGRHDDLAVINPAGIFGPLLDEDPGTSSMLVQRLLDGKLPAVPKLAMSMVDVRDVAALQVDAMTNPAAGGQRCIASEGTYMMAEVGKMLVPAFPDRRVPTAELPNWVVRIVALFDRDVRDNMHEMGTVKHVDGKRGSERLGRPLIGTDVSSIATGKSLVEHGLV; encoded by the coding sequence ATGTCTGATCGCGTTTTGCTCACCGGGGTTTCCGGCTTTCTGGGCGGCCATGTCGCTCTCCAATTGCTCAATGCTGGCTACACCGTTCGCGGCAGTGTGCGCAAGCTGGCCAAGGCCGACAAGGTCCGCGCCACGCTGGCCAGGGCGGGTGCCGATATCTCCCGGCTGGAATTGGTGGCGCTAGACCTGCTCAGCGATGATGGCTGGGCCGAGGCGATGGTCGATGTGCGCTATGTGCAGCATACCGCCTCGCCCTTCGTGCTCAACACACCCAGCGATCCGCAGGAGCTGATCCGCCCCGCCGTCGAAGGCACGCGCCGCGCCATTGCTGCGGCCCTGGCGGCCAAGGTCGAGCGCATTGTGCTGACCTCCTCGATTGCCGCGATCCAGTATGGCCAGAGCGATACCAGCCGCGCCTTTACCGAGGCCGACTGGAGCAATGTCGACAGTCCCCATATCGGCGCCTATGCCCAGTCCAAGACGCTGGCCGAGCGCGCCGCCTGGGAGATGATGGAGGCCGCCGGTCGGCATGATGATCTGGCGGTAATCAATCCGGCGGGGATTTTCGGGCCGCTGCTCGATGAGGATCCCGGCACGTCTTCAATGCTGGTGCAGCGCCTGCTCGATGGCAAGTTGCCTGCGGTGCCCAAGCTGGCCATGTCGATGGTGGATGTGCGCGATGTGGCGGCCCTGCAGGTTGATGCCATGACCAACCCGGCAGCGGGCGGGCAGCGCTGCATCGCCTCGGAGGGCACCTATATGATGGCCGAAGTGGGCAAGATGCTGGTTCCAGCCTTTCCCGATCGCCGCGTGCCCACGGCCGAGCTGCCCAATTGGGTGGTACGCATCGTGGCGCTGTTTGATCGCGATGTGCGCGACAACATGCATGAAATGGGCACCGTCAAACATGTCGATGGCAAACGCGGCAGCGAACGCCTCGGCCGCCCCCTGATCGGCACCGACGTGTCCAGCATCGCGACGGGCAAGAGCCTGGTGGAACACGGGCTGGTCTAG
- a CDS encoding response regulator: MTTLRVLTVDDSRTILAMLHHTLSNAGFEVLQAEDGQQGLDVLKTETVDVVITDINMPVMDGIEFIKNVRATGNHQSLPILILTTETSQDKRDQGKAAGGTGWIVKPFDPEKLISVIHRVVH; this comes from the coding sequence ATGACGACTTTGCGGGTTCTAACCGTGGACGATTCGAGGACTATCCTCGCCATGCTGCACCATACCTTGAGCAATGCGGGATTTGAGGTCCTGCAAGCTGAAGATGGCCAGCAGGGTCTTGATGTACTCAAGACTGAAACCGTTGATGTGGTGATCACCGACATCAACATGCCGGTGATGGATGGTATCGAGTTCATCAAGAATGTCCGGGCAACCGGTAATCACCAGAGCTTGCCGATCCTGATCCTGACGACGGAAACGTCGCAGGACAAGCGTGATCAGGGCAAGGCAGCCGGAGGGACCGGCTGGATCGTCAAACCATTCGATCCTGAAAAGCTGATCTCCGTCATTCACCGCGTGGTGCACTAA
- a CDS encoding siderophore-interacting protein: MDVTSDPRAPQRVRHETRMRLLEVTGVTDITPTMRRISFKGDMTGFAAPGHADHIKAFFFPEGVEPKIVPIGPRGAEFAEGERPEMRDYTPRQYDVGAGTLDIDFVLHGDGPASSWAAQVSPGDKLVIGGPRGSLIVPTAFDWYLLAGDETAIPALARRIAELPQDARVIAVIEVDNPDEHQPFPGAADVSLSYVYRNGAPAGSTSLILDRIKATSFPDGVAYAYVAGEASMSKAVRAHLTDDRGFDPEYVKAAGYWLLGTADAQEDH, from the coding sequence ATGGATGTGACCTCTGATCCGCGCGCACCCCAGCGCGTTCGCCACGAAACCCGTATGCGCCTGCTCGAAGTGACCGGCGTGACCGACATCACCCCCACAATGCGCCGCATCAGTTTCAAGGGTGACATGACCGGCTTTGCCGCGCCCGGCCATGCCGACCACATCAAGGCGTTCTTCTTTCCCGAGGGCGTTGAACCCAAGATCGTGCCGATCGGCCCGCGCGGTGCCGAATTCGCCGAGGGCGAGCGCCCCGAAATGCGCGACTACACCCCCCGCCAATATGATGTCGGTGCCGGCACCCTCGATATTGATTTCGTGCTGCATGGCGATGGCCCTGCCTCGAGTTGGGCCGCGCAGGTCAGTCCGGGCGACAAGCTGGTGATCGGGGGCCCGCGCGGTTCGCTGATCGTGCCGACCGCGTTTGACTGGTATCTGCTGGCGGGCGATGAAACCGCCATCCCCGCGCTGGCCCGTCGCATTGCCGAGCTACCCCAGGATGCCAGGGTGATCGCGGTGATCGAGGTGGACAACCCGGACGAACACCAGCCCTTCCCCGGCGCTGCCGATGTCAGCCTGAGCTATGTCTATCGCAACGGCGCCCCGGCGGGCAGCACCAGCCTGATCCTGGACCGCATCAAGGCCACCAGCTTCCCCGATGGGGTCGCCTATGCCTATGTCGCGGGCGAGGCCTCCATGAGCAAGGCGGTTCGTGCGCACCTGACCGACGACCGTGGCTTTGACCCTGAATATGTCAAGGCCGCGGGCTACTGGCTGCTGGGTACTGCCGACGCGCAGGAAGACCATTAG
- a CDS encoding DUF1304 domain-containing protein has translation MIATLLVALIALLHIYILVLEMFLWTTPRAAKAFGLKPDFAVQTKTMAANQGLYNGFLAAGLIWGLIYPLPGFAWQIQMFFLACIAIAGIFGAATASRKILFIQTVPAVIAMLALMFA, from the coding sequence TTGATCGCCACGCTTCTCGTCGCCCTGATTGCGCTGCTGCACATCTACATTCTCGTGCTCGAGATGTTTTTGTGGACCACGCCGCGCGCTGCCAAGGCATTTGGCCTCAAGCCCGATTTTGCGGTTCAGACCAAGACAATGGCGGCCAATCAGGGTCTCTATAACGGCTTCCTTGCCGCCGGGCTGATCTGGGGGCTGATTTATCCGCTGCCCGGCTTTGCCTGGCAGATCCAGATGTTCTTTCTGGCCTGCATTGCCATTGCCGGCATCTTTGGTGCCGCCACCGCCAGCCGGAAGATCCTGTTCATCCAGACCGTACCGGCGGTCATCGCCATGCTGGCGCTGATGTTCGCCTGA
- a CDS encoding pseudouridine-5'-phosphate glycosidase — MTAKAYLSITPEVAQALADGQPVVALESTIITHGMPYPQNLEMAKNVEAVIRQNGAIPATIAIMDSKFCVGVSGDDLERLALEGGKAAKASRRDVSALLVKGAIAGTTVATTMQIAALAGIKVFATGGIGGVHRGAEETFDISADLQELSRTPVAVVCAGAKSILDIAKTLEVLESNGVPVLGYGTDEFPAFWARQSGHKVDHRFDDAADIAKVIAHQVALGMGGVLVANPIPEADALEPAAIEARIAEAIAGAEAEGVSRKDLTPFLLKRIFELTDGKSLVANIALVENNAKVAARIAVALAADAA, encoded by the coding sequence ATGACCGCCAAGGCCTATCTTTCGATCACCCCTGAAGTTGCACAGGCATTGGCCGACGGTCAGCCCGTGGTGGCGCTGGAATCCACCATCATCACCCATGGCATGCCTTATCCGCAAAATCTGGAGATGGCCAAGAATGTCGAGGCGGTGATCCGCCAGAACGGCGCCATCCCGGCAACCATTGCCATCATGGATTCCAAGTTCTGTGTCGGGGTGTCGGGCGATGATCTGGAGCGGCTGGCGCTTGAAGGCGGCAAGGCTGCCAAGGCAAGCCGGCGCGATGTCAGCGCGCTGCTGGTCAAGGGCGCCATTGCCGGCACCACTGTTGCCACCACCATGCAGATTGCCGCGCTGGCGGGCATCAAGGTGTTTGCCACGGGCGGTATTGGCGGCGTGCATCGCGGTGCCGAAGAAACCTTCGATATTTCGGCCGATTTGCAGGAGCTCAGCCGCACGCCAGTGGCGGTGGTCTGTGCCGGTGCCAAGTCGATCCTGGATATCGCCAAGACGCTTGAAGTGCTTGAGAGCAATGGCGTGCCGGTGCTGGGTTATGGCACCGATGAATTCCCCGCCTTCTGGGCGCGTCAGAGCGGCCACAAGGTCGATCACCGGTTTGACGATGCCGCCGATATTGCCAAGGTGATTGCCCATCAGGTGGCGCTGGGCATGGGCGGCGTGCTGGTCGCCAATCCGATCCCCGAAGCCGATGCGCTTGAGCCCGCTGCCATTGAGGCGCGGATTGCCGAAGCCATTGCGGGCGCTGAAGCCGAAGGCGTCTCGCGCAAGGATCTGACGCCATTCCTGCTCAAGCGCATCTTTGAATTGACCGATGGCAAGTCGCTGGTCGCCAATATTGCGCTGGTGGAAAACAACGCCAAGGTTGCTGCCAGGATTGCGGTGGCCCTGGCAGCAGACGCGGCATGA
- a CDS encoding M20/M25/M40 family metallo-hydrolase: MTDHVTPDQIDAVLAHVDAGLDSSLERLYALLRIKSISTDPAFKAECQQAADWIVGELKTIGFDAAAHATEGHPVVWARGPEQTGAHVLFYAHYDVQPVDPLNLWHSDPFEPVLKTDAQGRKIIVARGASDDKGQMMTFIEACRAWQAVTGSLPVKISLMLEGEEESGGKNLPPFMEAHKAQLGAADIALVCDTDMWDRQTPSITTMLRGMVGEEIEITCANKDLHSGMFGNAARNPNQLLAEIIASLRAPDGSVTLEGFYDDVAEVSPEIKAQWASLGFDEAAYMGEAGLSIPAGEANRSLLEMLWARPTCEINGMSGGYTGDGFKTVIPAKASAKISFRLVSGMDPDKIRAAFRSHVQAMIPADCSVRFTSHGGAPAITVPSDGTHLQQALNGLSSEWGKPAVITGSGGSIPVAGDFKRILGLDTLLIGFAQIDDAIHSPNEKYDLASYHRGIRSWVRVLAAFAG; the protein is encoded by the coding sequence ATGACCGACCATGTCACACCCGATCAGATCGACGCCGTTCTGGCCCATGTCGATGCCGGGCTCGATAGCAGCCTTGAGCGGCTTTATGCGCTGCTGCGCATCAAATCGATCTCGACCGATCCCGCCTTCAAGGCAGAATGCCAGCAGGCGGCCGACTGGATTGTCGGCGAGCTCAAGACCATTGGTTTTGATGCGGCCGCGCACGCCACCGAGGGGCATCCGGTGGTCTGGGCCAGGGGCCCCGAGCAGACCGGCGCCCATGTGCTGTTTTATGCTCACTACGATGTGCAGCCGGTTGATCCGCTCAATCTGTGGCACAGCGATCCGTTCGAGCCGGTGCTGAAAACCGATGCGCAGGGCCGCAAGATCATCGTGGCGCGGGGCGCCTCCGATGACAAAGGCCAGATGATGACCTTCATCGAAGCCTGCCGCGCCTGGCAGGCGGTGACCGGCAGTTTGCCGGTCAAGATTTCGCTGATGCTCGAAGGCGAGGAAGAAAGCGGCGGCAAGAACCTGCCGCCCTTCATGGAAGCCCACAAGGCGCAATTGGGCGCTGCCGATATCGCGCTGGTCTGCGACACCGATATGTGGGACCGCCAGACCCCCTCGATCACCACCATGCTGCGCGGCATGGTGGGCGAAGAGATCGAGATCACCTGCGCCAACAAGGATCTGCATTCGGGCATGTTCGGCAATGCCGCACGCAATCCCAACCAGTTGCTGGCCGAGATCATCGCCAGCCTGCGCGCGCCCGATGGCAGCGTGACGCTGGAAGGGTTTTATGACGACGTCGCCGAGGTCAGCCCCGAGATCAAGGCGCAATGGGCGTCGCTGGGTTTTGACGAGGCCGCCTATATGGGCGAAGCGGGGCTGTCGATCCCCGCTGGGGAAGCGAACCGCAGCCTGCTCGAAATGCTGTGGGCGCGCCCGACCTGCGAAATCAACGGCATGAGCGGGGGCTATACCGGCGATGGTTTCAAGACCGTCATTCCGGCCAAGGCCAGCGCCAAGATTTCGTTCCGGCTGGTGTCGGGCATGGACCCCGACAAGATCCGCGCCGCCTTCCGCAGCCATGTGCAGGCGATGATCCCGGCCGACTGTTCGGTCCGGTTCACCAGCCATGGCGGCGCGCCCGCCATCACCGTGCCCAGCGATGGCACGCATTTGCAGCAGGCGCTGAACGGGCTCAGCAGTGAATGGGGCAAGCCTGCGGTGATCACCGGCTCGGGCGGTTCAATCCCGGTGGCCGGGGATTTCAAGCGCATTCTGGGGCTCGATACGCTGCTGATCGGTTTTGCCCAGATCGACGATGCGATCCACAGCCCCAATGAAAAATACGATCTGGCCAGCTATCACCGCGGCATCCGCTCCTGGGTCCGCGTGCTGGCGGCTTTTGCCGGCTGA
- a CDS encoding RES family NAD+ phosphorylase has translation MSEFVSWRDYWIFASDVIQKRRFLRTDRGEAFLAAVTESSKKRVNLMPAGTELWRAQRGCNYAPDSDSGTERPVPFPAERMKPLADRAQEGRVNPKGIACLYLANGPDTAISETRAGIGERVSLANFRTKADSRLVDCIHQQEEPLYLDEPDSASKERAVWSYMNRAFSSPVGRAEDRADYAPTQVLAEVFKGLGFDGIIYRSAFGTDGYNLALFDLDSADPVGRWVYRVDDVAYKVSIDR, from the coding sequence ATGTCGGAGTTCGTATCATGGCGGGACTACTGGATATTTGCATCGGACGTTATCCAAAAACGTCGGTTCTTGCGAACTGATAGAGGAGAAGCCTTCCTAGCTGCAGTCACGGAGAGCAGCAAGAAACGAGTCAACTTGATGCCAGCCGGCACGGAGCTTTGGCGGGCGCAACGTGGATGCAACTATGCACCTGATTCTGACAGTGGAACAGAAAGACCAGTTCCGTTCCCTGCAGAACGTATGAAGCCTCTCGCCGATAGGGCGCAAGAAGGACGAGTGAACCCAAAGGGAATTGCGTGCCTATATCTCGCAAATGGTCCAGACACAGCCATTTCGGAAACACGTGCGGGCATAGGCGAGCGTGTCTCGCTTGCCAACTTTAGGACGAAGGCCGATTCGCGGCTTGTTGACTGTATTCACCAGCAGGAAGAGCCCCTCTATCTTGATGAGCCAGACAGTGCGTCGAAGGAGCGTGCTGTTTGGTCATATATGAACCGGGCATTCTCAAGCCCGGTTGGCCGCGCTGAAGATCGGGCCGACTATGCGCCAACCCAGGTACTCGCAGAAGTCTTCAAGGGTCTTGGCTTTGACGGGATCATCTATAGGAGTGCGTTTGGAACAGACGGGTACAATCTCGCACTATTCGACCTGGACTCCGCAGACCCTGTGGGCAGATGGGTCTACAGGGTCGATGATGTAGCATACAAAGTCTCAATCGACCGCTAG
- a CDS encoding STAS domain-containing protein, with amino-acid sequence MSTKADNTIALPAVIDLDSLDGIRDGLLDAIETGPVTIAASAVERVSTNALFMLISAAETARRNHFEFAIEQPSAAMTSAIERLGLGAQFSEMMRG; translated from the coding sequence ATGAGCACTAAGGCCGATAACACCATCGCATTGCCAGCGGTCATCGACCTTGATTCGCTTGACGGCATCAGGGACGGGCTCCTTGACGCCATCGAAACGGGCCCGGTGACGATCGCAGCGAGCGCGGTTGAGCGTGTCAGCACAAACGCGCTGTTCATGCTGATCAGCGCGGCTGAGACGGCCCGGAGAAACCATTTCGAGTTCGCTATTGAACAGCCGAGCGCGGCCATGACCAGCGCAATTGAGCGTCTGGGCCTTGGCGCTCAGTTTTCGGAAATGATGAGAGGATGA
- a CDS encoding Gfo/Idh/MocA family protein, which yields MSGKKVRWGILSTANIGMAKVTPGIQKSAHSEVVAIASRDLGKAQAAADRLGIARAYGSYEELFADPEIDAIYNCLPNHLHVPMTVAAAKAGKHVLCEKPIALNAADAEALRECPADRIVLEAFMVRFHPQWERARAIIASGELGDIRSINAVFTYFNADPNNVRNKADIGGGGIMDIGCYPITAARYLFEAEPTRVVSLIERDANFGTDRLASVMADFGGGRQLNFTCSTQTVPHQRVQVFGSKGKLEIIIPFNAPADTPTAITVDTAAALDGSLARREILPAVDQYTAQAEAFALAVLGEKPLAWGIEDAIASMKVIDAIFASEKSGGWANV from the coding sequence ATGAGCGGCAAGAAAGTGCGTTGGGGCATTCTGTCCACGGCCAATATCGGCATGGCCAAGGTCACGCCCGGCATCCAGAAATCAGCGCATTCCGAGGTGGTGGCGATTGCCTCGCGCGATTTGGGCAAGGCGCAGGCGGCAGCCGACAGGCTGGGCATTGCCAGGGCCTATGGCTCCTATGAGGAGCTGTTCGCCGATCCGGAAATCGACGCGATCTACAATTGCCTGCCCAATCATCTGCATGTGCCCATGACGGTGGCGGCGGCCAAGGCGGGCAAGCATGTGCTGTGCGAAAAGCCCATCGCGCTGAACGCGGCCGATGCCGAAGCCCTGCGCGAGTGTCCGGCCGACCGGATTGTGCTCGAGGCCTTCATGGTGCGGTTCCATCCGCAGTGGGAGCGCGCCCGCGCGATCATTGCCTCAGGCGAGCTGGGTGATATCCGCTCGATCAATGCGGTGTTCACCTATTTCAACGCCGACCCCAATAATGTGCGCAACAAGGCCGATATTGGCGGTGGCGGCATCATGGATATTGGCTGCTATCCGATCACCGCGGCGCGCTATCTGTTCGAGGCCGAGCCGACGCGCGTGGTGTCGCTGATCGAGCGCGATGCCAATTTCGGTACCGACCGGCTGGCCAGCGTGATGGCCGATTTCGGCGGCGGGCGGCAGCTCAATTTCACCTGCTCGACCCAGACCGTGCCGCATCAGCGGGTGCAGGTGTTCGGGTCCAAGGGCAAGCTCGAGATCATCATCCCGTTCAATGCGCCCGCCGATACGCCAACGGCGATCACGGTCGATACTGCCGCGGCGCTTGATGGCTCGCTGGCGCGGCGCGAAATCCTGCCGGCGGTCGATCAATATACCGCGCAGGCCGAAGCCTTCGCGCTGGCCGTGCTGGGCGAGAAGCCGCTGGCCTGGGGGATTGAGGATGCGATTGCCAGCATGAAGGTGATCGACGCGATCTTTGCCAGCGAAAAGAGCGGCGGCTGGGCGAACGTCTAG
- a CDS encoding FadR/GntR family transcriptional regulator has product MTLRTARPRTSGDLIASIAGRVPMRNLHSQVLWQLGVAIVGGDFPEGSILPSDAELLQRFAVSRTVLREALKTLAAKGMIEARARIGTRVLPRARWNLFDSDVLAWHFETGPDEAFLRSLAEIRIGVELESAALAALRRTDEQAQALIDCARAMGETTTPEDFARTDLEFHRTVAQASANPFMASISTLVELALTAAFTISSPIKDPTAMAATVKAHSRIAQAIQAGDAEEARVAMKAVISEGLDRQMKAR; this is encoded by the coding sequence ATGACACTGCGCACCGCGCGACCACGAACATCGGGTGATTTGATCGCCTCGATCGCCGGCCGCGTGCCCATGCGCAATCTGCATTCCCAGGTGCTCTGGCAGCTCGGCGTGGCCATTGTCGGCGGCGATTTTCCCGAGGGCAGCATTCTACCATCCGATGCCGAATTGCTGCAGCGCTTTGCCGTCTCGCGCACCGTGCTGCGCGAAGCGCTCAAAACGCTGGCCGCCAAGGGCATGATCGAGGCCCGCGCCCGCATCGGCACCCGCGTGCTGCCGCGCGCCCGCTGGAACCTGTTCGATTCCGATGTGCTGGCCTGGCATTTCGAGACCGGGCCGGATGAAGCCTTTTTGCGCAGCCTGGCCGAAATCCGCATCGGGGTGGAGCTGGAATCCGCCGCGCTGGCCGCGCTGCGCCGCACCGATGAGCAGGCGCAGGCGCTGATCGACTGCGCAAGGGCGATGGGCGAAACCACCACGCCCGAAGACTTTGCCCGCACCGATCTCGAATTCCACCGCACCGTCGCCCAGGCCTCGGCCAACCCCTTCATGGCCTCGATCAGCACGCTGGTCGAGCTGGCCCTGACCGCCGCCTTCACCATCAGTTCGCCCATCAAGGACCCCACGGCCATGGCCGCTACCGTCAAGGCCCATAGCCGCATCGCCCAAGCCATTCAGGCCGGCGACGCCGAAGAAGCACGCGTGGCGATGAAGGCGGTGATTTCAGAGGGGCTGGATCGGCAGATGAAGGCGCGGTGA
- a CDS encoding NAD(P)H-dependent oxidoreductase — protein sequence MTNPIALTGLARELAQRADSGKPIRVGVIGSGEMGTDLVTQMSLMQGIEMAAIATRRPHTALDAMTIAYGEDSKGRVADSPSQATAAIEAGKIAITSAETLVTTPNIDVVIDATGKPGVAADYDLLAMEHGKHLVMMNVEADVTIGPYLKAQADRLGVVYSVGAGDEPSSCMELIEFVSALGLPIVAAGKGKNNPLKHDAVPDDYRAEATRRNMNPRMLVEFVDGSKTMVEMAAIANATGLVPDVPGMHGPRTDRDDMAKVLIPKADGGILNKSGVVDFTVGKGVAPGVFVIVKAEHPRIIERMDDLHIGHGPYYAFFRPYHLTSLEVPLTCARIMLHGKPDMVPLPSPVAEVCAVAKRDLKAGETFDAIGETCYRSYTMTITDSRAARAVPVGLLEGGKVTAAVKKGELLTQFNSQPDTSTRLFALRQAQDAMLGLM from the coding sequence ATGACCAATCCAATCGCCCTCACTGGCCTGGCGCGCGAACTTGCCCAGCGCGCCGACTCCGGCAAGCCGATTCGCGTGGGGGTTATCGGGTCCGGCGAAATGGGGACCGACCTGGTCACCCAGATGTCGCTGATGCAGGGCATCGAGATGGCGGCCATTGCCACCCGCCGCCCGCACACCGCGCTGGATGCCATGACCATTGCCTATGGCGAGGATTCAAAAGGCCGCGTGGCGGACTCGCCCAGCCAGGCCACTGCCGCCATCGAAGCGGGCAAGATCGCCATCACCTCAGCCGAAACTCTGGTCACCACGCCCAACATTGATGTTGTCATCGACGCCACGGGCAAGCCCGGCGTGGCTGCCGACTACGATTTGCTGGCCATGGAACACGGCAAGCATCTGGTGATGATGAATGTCGAAGCCGATGTCACCATCGGCCCCTATCTCAAGGCACAGGCCGATCGGCTTGGTGTTGTCTATTCGGTCGGCGCGGGTGATGAACCCAGCTCCTGCATGGAACTGATTGAATTTGTTAGCGCTTTGGGTCTGCCCATCGTCGCCGCCGGCAAGGGCAAGAACAACCCGCTCAAGCATGATGCGGTACCCGATGACTACCGCGCCGAGGCGACGCGCCGGAACATGAACCCGCGCATGCTGGTCGAGTTTGTCGATGGCTCCAAGACCATGGTCGAGATGGCCGCCATCGCCAATGCCACCGGGCTGGTGCCCGACGTACCGGGCATGCACGGCCCCAGAACAGACCGCGACGACATGGCCAAGGTGTTGATTCCAAAGGCAGATGGCGGAATTCTCAACAAGAGCGGCGTGGTCGATTTTACCGTCGGCAAGGGCGTCGCGCCGGGCGTGTTCGTGATCGTCAAGGCGGAGCATCCGCGGATCATCGAGCGGATGGATGATCTCCATATCGGGCACGGGCCATACTATGCCTTCTTCCGGCCCTATCATCTGACCAGCCTGGAAGTGCCGCTGACCTGCGCCCGCATCATGCTGCATGGCAAGCCCGACATGGTGCCGCTGCCCAGCCCGGTTGCCGAGGTCTGCGCGGTCGCCAAGCGCGACCTCAAGGCAGGCGAAACCTTTGATGCCATTGGGGAAACCTGCTATCGCAGCTACACCATGACCATCACCGACAGCCGCGCTGCCAGGGCCGTTCCGGTCGGTTTGCTCGAGGGCGGCAAGGTCACTGCGGCGGTCAAAAAGGGCGAGTTGCTGACCCAGTTCAACAGCCAGCCGGACACCTCCACGCGGCTGTTTGCGCTGCGCCAGGCGCAGGATGCCATGCTCGGATTGATGTAG
- a CDS encoding TetR/AcrR family transcriptional regulator, whose translation MSAAADARAAEKRRRILDAARFLMLRDGLRGTTMEAIARQAGIAKATLYAQYPDKEAVFAGILDELTGALTEAFDAGMAGPGPLPRRIGAAMAGKYGVIAAIVEGSPFAQELFSSHGRISDRLRALDTNTNAQIVDALRAAGVAEPTELSRVVQAACYGVAQKLIDEAAVRAGIMMLCERLIAPEIA comes from the coding sequence TTGAGTGCCGCCGCCGATGCCAGAGCTGCCGAAAAACGCCGTCGCATCCTTGATGCAGCGCGTTTTCTGATGCTGCGCGATGGCCTGCGCGGCACCACCATGGAAGCCATTGCCCGCCAGGCCGGCATCGCCAAGGCCACGCTCTACGCCCAGTATCCCGACAAGGAAGCCGTGTTCGCCGGCATTCTCGATGAACTGACCGGGGCGCTGACCGAGGCCTTTGACGCCGGCATGGCCGGGCCGGGCCCGCTGCCCCGGCGCATCGGCGCCGCCATGGCCGGCAAATATGGCGTCATCGCCGCCATCGTTGAGGGCTCGCCCTTCGCCCAGGAACTGTTCAGCAGCCATGGCCGCATCTCGGACCGCCTGCGCGCGCTCGATACCAATACCAATGCGCAGATCGTCGATGCCCTGCGCGCGGCCGGGGTGGCCGAACCCACCGAGTTGAGCCGTGTGGTCCAGGCCGCCTGCTATGGCGTGGCGCAAAAGCTGATCGACGAAGCCGCCGTCCGCGCCGGCATTATGATGCTGTGCGAACGGCTGATTGCCCCCGAGATCGCCTAG
- a CDS encoding carbohydrate kinase family protein translates to MSGKILVVGDVMTDVIVVPEGPMVKGSDRRATVRSRPGGSGANQAVWLGAMAADVVFAARVGQSDRAMYENYFRGLSVVPVLAGDAEQPSGVLVTIVDTDGERSFLTDRGANLNLSADDLPDSLLDEVSMIMVSGYSFFAPGPRAAVQSLFAAAKDRDIAIAIDPASVGFLAEVGADQFLDWTNGADWLFANADEAALLTGLDDYQAQMVALGAHYGNVVIKRGRDGAALGGQAGLRVELPAPSVTVVDSTGAGDAFAAGFLAALLDGEDEASAMAEGIASGAKAVQTIGGQPG, encoded by the coding sequence ATGAGCGGCAAAATTCTGGTCGTCGGGGATGTGATGACCGATGTCATCGTGGTCCCCGAAGGCCCTATGGTCAAAGGCAGTGACCGGCGCGCCACCGTGCGCAGCCGGCCCGGTGGGTCGGGCGCCAATCAGGCGGTCTGGCTGGGTGCCATGGCGGCCGATGTGGTGTTTGCCGCGCGGGTCGGGCAGTCCGACCGGGCCATGTATGAGAACTATTTCCGCGGGCTCAGCGTGGTGCCGGTACTGGCCGGTGACGCCGAGCAACCCTCGGGCGTGCTGGTGACCATTGTCGATACCGATGGCGAGCGCAGCTTCCTGACCGACCGGGGCGCCAATCTCAATCTGAGCGCCGATGATCTGCCCGACAGCCTGCTCGACGAGGTCAGCATGATCATGGTGTCGGGCTACAGCTTTTTTGCGCCCGGCCCGCGTGCGGCGGTGCAGTCGCTGTTTGCCGCCGCCAAGGATCGCGACATTGCTATCGCGATTGATCCCGCTTCGGTGGGGTTTCTGGCAGAGGTTGGCGCTGATCAGTTTCTGGACTGGACGAACGGGGCTGACTGGCTGTTTGCCAATGCCGATGAGGCGGCCCTGCTGACCGGGCTGGATGATTATCAGGCGCAGATGGTGGCGCTGGGCGCCCACTATGGGAATGTCGTGATCAAGCGTGGACGGGATGGTGCGGCGCTGGGCGGGCAGGCCGGTCTGCGCGTCGAACTGCCCGCGCCCAGCGTCACCGTGGTGGATTCCACCGGGGCGGGCGATGCGTTTGCGGCGGGCTTTCTGGCGGCGCTGCTCGATGGCGAAGATGAAGCCTCGGCAATGGCCGAAGGCATCGCTTCGGGGGCCAAGGCCGTGCAGACCATTGGCGGCCAGCCGGGCTAG